Proteins found in one Pseudomonas mosselii genomic segment:
- the gpmI gene encoding 2,3-bisphosphoglycerate-independent phosphoglycerate mutase: MTSTPKPLVLIILDGFGHSESPEYNAIFAANTPVYDRLRATQPHGLISGSGMDVGLPDGQMGNSEVGHMNLGAGRVVYQDFTRVTKAIRDGEFFENPVLGGAVDKAVGAGKAVHILGLLSDGGVHSHQDHLVAMAELAAQRGAEKIYLHAFLDGRDTPPRSAQSSIELLDATFAKLGKGRIASLIGRYYAMDRDNRWDRVSAAYNLIVDSVADYTADTALAGLEAAYARDESDEFVKATRVGEAVKVEDGDAVIFMNFRADRARELSRVFVEADFNEFPRARLPKLAAYIGLTQYSAKIPAPAAFAPASLNNVLGEYLAKNGKTQLRIAETEKYAHVTFFFSGGREEPFEGEERILIPSPKVATYDLQPEMSAPEVTDRIVEAIEQQRYDVIVVNYANGDMVGHTGVFDAAVKAVEALDGCVGRIVEALDKVGGEALITADHGNVEQMEDECTGQAHTAHTTEPVPFIYVGKRQVKVREGGVLADVAPTMLKLLGLEKPAEMTGTSILIDA, from the coding sequence ATGACGAGTACGCCTAAACCCCTGGTCCTGATCATCCTGGATGGCTTCGGTCACAGCGAAAGCCCCGAATACAACGCCATCTTCGCTGCCAACACGCCGGTCTACGACCGCCTGCGCGCCACCCAGCCGCATGGCCTGATCTCCGGTTCCGGCATGGACGTGGGACTGCCCGACGGGCAGATGGGCAACTCCGAAGTCGGACACATGAACCTTGGCGCCGGCCGTGTGGTGTACCAGGACTTCACTCGGGTGACCAAGGCCATCCGTGACGGCGAGTTCTTCGAGAATCCCGTGCTCGGCGGCGCGGTGGACAAGGCCGTCGGTGCTGGCAAGGCCGTGCATATCCTCGGCCTGCTCTCCGACGGCGGCGTGCACAGCCACCAAGACCACTTGGTCGCCATGGCCGAGCTGGCCGCGCAGCGTGGCGCCGAGAAGATCTACCTGCACGCCTTCCTCGATGGCCGCGACACCCCACCGCGCAGCGCCCAGTCGTCCATCGAACTGCTCGACGCCACCTTCGCCAAGCTGGGCAAGGGCCGCATCGCCAGCCTGATCGGCCGCTACTACGCCATGGACCGCGACAACCGCTGGGACCGCGTGAGCGCCGCCTACAACCTGATCGTCGACAGCGTCGCCGACTACACCGCCGACACCGCCCTGGCCGGCCTCGAAGCCGCCTATGCCCGCGACGAGAGCGACGAGTTCGTCAAGGCCACCCGTGTCGGCGAAGCCGTGAAGGTCGAGGACGGCGACGCGGTGATCTTCATGAACTTCCGCGCCGACCGTGCCCGCGAGCTGTCGCGTGTGTTCGTCGAGGCCGATTTCAACGAATTCCCTCGCGCCCGCCTGCCGAAACTGGCGGCCTACATCGGCCTGACCCAGTACTCGGCGAAGATTCCGGCCCCAGCGGCGTTTGCCCCGGCCAGCCTGAACAACGTACTCGGCGAATACCTTGCCAAGAACGGCAAGACCCAACTGCGCATTGCCGAGACCGAGAAGTACGCCCATGTCACCTTCTTCTTCTCGGGCGGGCGCGAAGAGCCGTTCGAAGGCGAAGAACGCATCCTGATCCCATCGCCAAAGGTCGCCACCTATGACCTGCAGCCAGAAATGAGCGCCCCCGAGGTCACCGACCGTATTGTCGAGGCCATTGAGCAGCAGCGTTACGACGTGATCGTGGTCAACTACGCCAACGGCGACATGGTCGGCCACACGGGCGTATTCGACGCGGCGGTCAAGGCCGTGGAAGCGCTGGACGGTTGCGTCGGTCGCATCGTCGAGGCGCTGGACAAGGTCGGCGGCGAAGCGCTGATCACCGCCGACCACGGCAACGTCGAGCAGATGGAAGACGAATGCACCGGCCAGGCGCACACCGCCCACACCACCGAGCCGGTGCCGTTCATCTATGTCGGCAAGCGTCAGGTCAAGGTCCGCGAAGGCGGCGTGCTGGCCGATGTGGCGCCGACCATGCTCAAGCTGCTGGGGCTGGAAAAGCCGGCGGAAATGACCGGAACCTCGATCCTGATCGATGCTTGA
- a CDS encoding S41 family peptidase, with the protein MLHSPRLTQLALTIALVVGAPLAVAAEPAKPTTAKPAAVPATEVTAKAPLPLDELRTFAEVMDRIKAAYVEPVDDKTLLENAIKGMLSNLDPHSAYLGPEDFQELQESTSGEFGGLGIEVGMEDGFVKVVSPIDDTPASRAGIEAGDLIVKINGAPTRGQTMTEAVDKMRGKIGEKITLTLVRDGGTPFDVTLARAVIQVKSVKSQLLENDYGYIRITQFQVKTGDEVGKALAKLRKDNGKKLRGVVLDLRNNPGGVLQSAVEVADHFLTKGLIVYTKGRIANSELRYSADPADASEGVPLVVLINGGSASASEIVAGALQDQKRAVLMGTDSFGKGSVQTVLPLANDRALKLTTALYFTPNGRSIQAQGIVPDIEVRPAKLTAEADNDNFKEADLQGHLGNGNGGADRPSGSSKRKDRPQDNDFQLSQALSLLKGLNITKGD; encoded by the coding sequence ATGCTGCACTCGCCTCGCCTCACCCAGCTGGCCTTGACCATCGCTCTGGTCGTCGGCGCGCCCCTGGCCGTTGCCGCCGAGCCGGCCAAGCCGACGACGGCCAAGCCCGCCGCCGTGCCGGCCACCGAGGTGACCGCCAAGGCGCCGCTGCCGCTGGACGAGCTGCGCACCTTCGCCGAGGTCATGGACCGTATCAAGGCAGCCTATGTCGAGCCAGTGGATGACAAGACCCTGCTGGAAAACGCCATCAAGGGTATGCTCAGCAACCTCGACCCGCACTCGGCCTACCTTGGTCCCGAGGACTTCCAGGAGCTGCAGGAAAGCACCAGCGGCGAGTTCGGCGGCCTGGGCATCGAAGTGGGCATGGAAGACGGCTTCGTCAAGGTGGTCTCGCCCATTGACGACACCCCGGCATCCCGCGCCGGCATCGAGGCCGGCGACCTGATCGTCAAGATCAACGGCGCGCCAACCCGTGGCCAGACCATGACCGAGGCCGTGGACAAGATGCGCGGCAAGATCGGCGAGAAAATTACCCTGACCCTGGTGCGCGACGGCGGCACGCCGTTCGACGTGACACTGGCCCGCGCGGTGATCCAGGTCAAGAGCGTCAAGAGCCAGCTGCTGGAAAACGACTACGGCTACATCCGCATCACCCAGTTCCAGGTCAAGACCGGCGACGAGGTAGGCAAGGCCCTGGCCAAGCTGCGCAAGGACAACGGCAAGAAGCTGCGCGGCGTGGTCCTCGACCTGCGCAACAACCCCGGCGGCGTGCTGCAGTCGGCGGTGGAAGTGGCCGACCACTTCCTGACCAAAGGCCTGATCGTCTACACCAAGGGCCGTATCGCCAATTCCGAGCTGCGCTACTCTGCCGATCCGGCCGACGCCAGCGAAGGCGTGCCGCTGGTGGTGCTGATCAACGGCGGTAGCGCCTCGGCTTCGGAAATCGTCGCTGGCGCCCTGCAGGACCAGAAACGCGCCGTGCTGATGGGCACCGACAGCTTCGGCAAGGGCTCCGTACAGACCGTGCTACCACTGGCCAACGACCGTGCGCTTAAGCTCACCACCGCGCTTTACTTCACCCCCAACGGCCGCTCGATCCAGGCCCAGGGCATCGTCCCGGACATCGAGGTGCGTCCTGCCAAGCTTACCGCCGAGGCCGACAACGACAACTTCAAGGAAGCCGATCTGCAGGGTCACTTGGGCAACGGCAACGGCGGCGCCGACCGTCCGAGCGGCAGCAGCAAGCGCAAGGACCGCCCACAGGACAACGACTTCCAGCTCAGCCAGGCCCTCAGCCTGCTGAAGGGCCTGAACATCACCAAGGGCGACTGA
- the secB gene encoding protein-export chaperone SecB → MTEQQTNGATDANAPQFSLQRIYVRDLSFEAPKSPQIFRQQWEPSVSLDLNTRQKALEGDFHEVVLTLSVTVKNGDEVAFIAEVQQAGIFLIANLDAASMSHTLGAFCPNILFPYARETLDSLVTRGSFPALMLSPVNFDALYAQEMQRMQEAGEVPTVQ, encoded by the coding sequence ATGACCGAGCAACAGACCAACGGCGCCACTGACGCCAACGCCCCACAATTCTCCCTGCAGCGCATCTACGTGCGCGATCTGTCGTTCGAGGCGCCGAAAAGCCCGCAGATCTTCCGCCAGCAGTGGGAACCGAGCGTCTCGCTGGACCTGAACACCCGCCAGAAGGCCCTGGAAGGCGACTTCCACGAAGTCGTGCTGACCCTGTCGGTGACCGTCAAGAACGGCGACGAAGTGGCCTTCATCGCCGAAGTGCAGCAGGCCGGCATCTTCCTGATTGCCAACCTCGACGCCGCTTCGATGAGCCACACCCTTGGCGCGTTCTGCCCGAACATCCTGTTCCCGTACGCCCGTGAGACCCTGGACAGCCTGGTGACCCGTGGCTCGTTCCCGGCGCTGATGCTGTCGCCGGTCAACTTCGACGCCCTGTACGCGCAAGAGATGCAGCGCATGCAGGAAGCCGGCGAAGTGCCGACCGTGCAGTAA
- a CDS encoding divergent polysaccharide deacetylase family protein, with the protein MRYLLFTLICLMLGTAQAAPGKAYLSIIIDDLGQNSERDSRTLALPGPVTMAIMPDTPHATDFARQAHKAGRTVILHMPMDPATGPYAWHPGTPIEELARRLNAALAKVPFAAGINNHMGSRMTAQRKPMHWLMEELQRRHLFFVDSRTSAATVAAAEAQTVGLAHVSRDVFLDDVRTTEAISGQLQLGIAQARKQGSAVLIGHPYPQTLAVLEEQLPRLKSQGIELISLHQMIAERGNQATPAHGKQGRYLNR; encoded by the coding sequence ATGCGTTACCTGCTGTTCACGCTTATCTGCCTGATGCTCGGTACCGCCCAGGCGGCGCCGGGCAAGGCCTACCTGAGCATCATCATCGACGACCTGGGCCAGAACAGCGAGCGTGACAGCCGCACCCTCGCCCTGCCTGGGCCGGTGACCATGGCGATAATGCCCGACACCCCGCACGCCACCGACTTCGCCCGCCAGGCCCACAAGGCCGGACGCACGGTGATCCTGCACATGCCCATGGACCCGGCCACCGGCCCCTACGCCTGGCACCCTGGCACGCCGATCGAGGAGCTGGCCCGGCGCCTGAACGCCGCCTTGGCAAAGGTGCCCTTCGCCGCGGGTATCAACAACCACATGGGCAGCCGCATGACTGCCCAGCGCAAGCCGATGCACTGGCTTATGGAAGAACTACAGCGCCGCCACCTGTTCTTCGTCGACAGCCGCACCAGCGCTGCCACCGTGGCAGCCGCCGAAGCGCAGACCGTCGGCCTGGCTCATGTTTCGAGGGATGTGTTCCTCGATGACGTGCGCACGACAGAGGCGATCAGCGGACAGTTGCAGTTGGGCATTGCCCAGGCGCGCAAGCAAGGCTCGGCGGTGCTGATCGGCCACCCCTACCCACAAACCCTGGCGGTCCTGGAGGAGCAACTGCCCCGGCTGAAAAGCCAAGGCATCGAGCTGATCAGCCTGCACCAGATGATCGCCGAACGGGGCAACCAGGCCACGCCCGCGCACGGCAAGCAAGGCCGCTACCTGAACCGCTGA
- a CDS encoding dermonecrotic toxin domain-containing protein: protein MTPLTDDKHAVAIQFASRPTLRQVAGRQLMQVLIEHHPTIAEYRPELTSAEVLYLMIPQADTTWRNQPFVDYILQALLDRRVLDFSRVAGLDYRLSLEVPRRFYANPAPFEGSDADVVRLEALTDALNDLLVLLPEHFCQAQVEYWQGTGSAGVSRDRWLQQAMKSAWLANLPLQGLDAEQQGYVHGLLQGGKQSPSVSVLQVQLSQGAERYHTLLPNLLLMGESDARKVFLWCMPSSAIRAFDSLETLVLFLRDAFAQEQAFETFVWNRYELEGDAFAQLSTLMLEASLERVRRVRYSQLADVDALERCFAALCDPSRPFIEGYRVNDPQARALLPPQFLHAVPADSFACQCALFDLALAQALSDGVGALDGVLDLQAYARQQLRTQLLADHPDDANYFPDDLELTLTIARGTPGGAGAGVGGGSVAHRRMSLTEFAIGNLSSLQGALLSAVEHRKGQLIMDWMNPGYVQSLVQRVDIGGHYPNYVAQCLDDPAQRAQRVVRFGREWRCSLLFSALSARLAKTLSEAALGCVVDYCRGVVDPQSPAQMLMPLAFKREPDATSSDKAAGMYVLFSTQPECVLLYRPLYGNAALIEYASLRAMMAAISQSGALQDSVLDWLTPEARLVYGRGGFLEPHLLRPIVDTSVLPSRVKPATFEAQFWQRDVDAKLYQANRDLLVELADRQSVSNRESRWAILTQGAWLLFDVVSLLLRGPVATVAWLAQGITGMQNDLAALRGDNAFERSAAVVDLLLNASMALMHLRLPGASAVTQSIMPASAIERLPLLQPARRAQALKPSQGKVGLAGALGDAATRLDFSWRGAQGLNVLTAERRKALQALRVGQSLDGLEAIGSGDHQGLYALEGHHYLPLDGDVYRARVSGEGVRIVDLAGQAGPWAVFVDGQWRIDPALRLRGGMPRSRLKAMKEENQRLFDSLRHSETVFAQTNNRLGKLLEDHRDLLNQKDRQIAALEALPALDELNQNVLDLTRRLRKKINEKVIYELKAVVENGIEHDRLLARLHDMRIDDTALQASLAEQRSGVRQALVENLSVYYNEMASMINEEGLDDISKDVAVRPEGALEIQHYKTFLASLENVIKWETDLVDISRVLDKVLVDTLNDTSIVFKNDKNEARINKDTELKQTIERRRLSAIDLDFRLLLDLAEVSLDRLVDVEERTLEQYLDYLASEALKSAGNAHGDLAGSELSVNERIDVLTGILEAYEEARGMADYLSSLGGQAIRQDRLQQYKQTLEGLKNLAEKDLAEAVREKELELPPVRQASTYAPRGGRRKVVRTSRGRSVLGEEVEIDGIAVIQQRDFRTQSVIKTFHNQGGEWVEQASGSGADDLPPVSPKDPRIARQRAHALVGQVDSVINLARLYVKSDEALGLSAVMEGHIGKLKEVQAKLPRLTPEDELFDNLSQAVTRLQATQRDLLTGMYLVTSHPTAKSLRFLFEHNEVTVHRAGPRRMLSAKDYLDVYEIRRRQRAGEQQGEGLWEAHFHYPATTTGTRQFSKGHLKLWSQRKLGRKAQLHAAASGKDLLAIYRGEVRLGEVEGVIPFD, encoded by the coding sequence ATGACCCCTTTGACCGATGACAAGCACGCCGTGGCGATTCAGTTCGCCAGCCGCCCGACCCTGCGCCAGGTCGCGGGGCGGCAGTTGATGCAGGTGCTGATTGAGCATCACCCGACGATTGCCGAGTACCGCCCGGAGCTGACATCTGCAGAGGTGCTGTACCTGATGATCCCCCAAGCGGATACCACCTGGCGCAACCAGCCGTTCGTCGACTACATCCTGCAAGCGCTGCTGGATCGACGCGTCCTCGATTTTTCCCGGGTGGCTGGTCTGGACTACCGCCTAAGCCTTGAGGTCCCGCGCCGGTTCTACGCCAACCCGGCCCCCTTCGAAGGTTCCGATGCCGACGTGGTCAGGCTCGAAGCGCTGACCGACGCGCTCAATGACCTGCTGGTACTGCTGCCCGAGCACTTCTGCCAGGCGCAGGTCGAGTACTGGCAAGGCACGGGCAGTGCCGGGGTCAGCCGCGACCGCTGGCTGCAACAGGCGATGAAGTCGGCCTGGTTGGCCAACCTGCCCCTGCAAGGCTTGGATGCCGAGCAACAGGGCTACGTCCATGGCCTGCTTCAAGGCGGCAAGCAATCGCCTAGCGTGAGTGTGCTCCAGGTGCAATTGAGCCAAGGCGCCGAGCGTTACCACACGCTGCTGCCGAACCTGCTGCTCATGGGCGAAAGCGATGCGCGCAAGGTGTTCCTCTGGTGCATGCCTTCCAGTGCCATCCGCGCGTTCGACTCGCTCGAAACCCTGGTCCTGTTCCTGCGCGATGCATTCGCTCAGGAGCAGGCGTTCGAGACGTTCGTGTGGAACCGCTACGAACTGGAGGGCGATGCGTTCGCCCAGCTGAGCACGTTGATGCTCGAGGCGTCGCTCGAGCGCGTGCGCCGTGTCCGCTACTCGCAACTGGCCGATGTCGACGCCCTGGAGCGCTGCTTCGCCGCGCTGTGCGACCCGTCGCGCCCCTTCATCGAGGGCTACCGCGTGAACGACCCGCAAGCCCGCGCGCTATTGCCGCCGCAGTTTCTGCACGCGGTGCCGGCCGACAGCTTCGCTTGCCAGTGCGCGCTGTTCGACCTGGCCCTGGCGCAGGCGCTGTCCGATGGTGTCGGCGCCCTGGATGGCGTGCTCGACCTACAGGCCTACGCGCGCCAGCAGTTGCGTACGCAGTTGCTGGCCGACCATCCCGACGACGCCAACTACTTCCCGGACGACCTGGAGTTGACCCTGACCATCGCCCGAGGCACACCCGGCGGTGCGGGCGCAGGCGTGGGTGGCGGCAGCGTGGCGCACCGGCGCATGAGCCTGACCGAATTCGCCATCGGCAACCTGAGTTCGCTGCAAGGCGCGCTGCTGAGCGCCGTCGAACACCGCAAGGGCCAGTTGATCATGGACTGGATGAACCCGGGCTACGTGCAGTCACTGGTCCAGCGGGTCGATATCGGCGGGCACTACCCGAACTACGTGGCGCAGTGCCTGGACGACCCTGCCCAGCGCGCGCAGCGGGTCGTGCGGTTCGGGCGCGAGTGGCGCTGCTCGCTGTTGTTCAGCGCCCTTTCGGCACGCCTGGCCAAGACCCTCAGCGAAGCGGCCCTGGGCTGCGTGGTCGACTACTGCCGCGGTGTCGTCGATCCGCAGTCGCCTGCGCAGATGCTGATGCCCTTGGCGTTCAAGCGCGAGCCCGATGCGACCTCCAGCGACAAGGCGGCGGGCATGTACGTGCTATTTTCCACCCAACCTGAATGTGTGCTGCTGTACCGGCCGCTGTACGGTAATGCCGCGCTCATCGAGTACGCCAGCCTTAGGGCGATGATGGCGGCGATCAGCCAGTCCGGTGCGCTGCAGGACAGCGTCCTCGACTGGCTCACCCCCGAGGCGCGTCTTGTCTATGGCCGCGGCGGTTTTCTCGAGCCGCACCTGCTGCGGCCGATCGTCGACACCTCGGTGTTGCCTTCGCGGGTCAAGCCTGCCACCTTCGAGGCGCAGTTCTGGCAGCGCGACGTCGATGCCAAGCTGTACCAGGCCAACCGCGATCTGCTGGTGGAACTGGCCGACCGGCAATCGGTTTCCAATCGGGAAAGCCGCTGGGCGATCCTCACCCAGGGCGCCTGGTTGCTGTTCGATGTGGTCAGCCTGTTGCTGCGCGGGCCTGTGGCCACTGTTGCCTGGCTGGCGCAGGGCATCACAGGGATGCAGAACGACCTGGCGGCGCTGCGTGGCGACAACGCGTTCGAGCGCTCCGCGGCCGTGGTGGACCTGCTGCTCAACGCGTCAATGGCGTTGATGCACCTGCGCCTGCCGGGGGCGTCGGCCGTCACGCAATCGATCATGCCTGCATCGGCCATCGAGCGCCTGCCGTTGCTGCAGCCAGCTCGCCGCGCACAGGCACTCAAGCCTTCGCAGGGCAAGGTCGGGTTAGCGGGGGCCCTGGGTGACGCGGCCACACGGCTGGACTTCTCGTGGCGCGGCGCCCAAGGGCTCAACGTGCTCACGGCCGAGCGGCGCAAGGCGCTGCAAGCCCTGCGTGTCGGGCAATCGCTTGACGGTTTGGAGGCGATTGGAAGCGGTGACCATCAAGGGCTGTATGCGCTCGAGGGACATCACTATTTGCCCTTGGATGGCGATGTGTACCGCGCTCGTGTCTCTGGCGAGGGGGTGCGCATCGTCGACCTTGCCGGGCAAGCGGGGCCTTGGGCGGTGTTCGTCGACGGCCAGTGGCGGATCGACCCGGCGCTGCGCCTGCGCGGCGGCATGCCGCGCAGTCGTCTGAAGGCGATGAAGGAGGAAAACCAGAGGTTGTTCGACAGTCTGCGTCATAGCGAGACGGTATTCGCGCAAACCAACAACCGACTGGGCAAGCTACTGGAGGACCACCGCGACCTACTGAACCAGAAGGACCGTCAGATTGCCGCATTGGAAGCCTTGCCCGCACTGGACGAGCTGAACCAGAACGTCCTCGACCTGACTCGGCGCTTGCGCAAGAAGATCAACGAGAAAGTCATCTACGAACTCAAGGCGGTGGTGGAGAACGGTATCGAGCATGACCGGCTCCTTGCTCGCCTGCACGACATGCGGATCGACGACACGGCGCTGCAAGCTTCGCTCGCGGAGCAGCGCAGTGGCGTGCGCCAGGCCCTCGTCGAGAATCTTTCGGTGTACTACAACGAGATGGCCTCGATGATCAATGAAGAGGGGCTGGATGATATCTCCAAGGATGTCGCCGTGCGCCCCGAGGGAGCGCTGGAGATACAGCACTACAAGACGTTCCTGGCCTCGCTGGAGAATGTCATCAAATGGGAGACCGACCTGGTCGACATCTCCCGAGTGCTGGACAAGGTGCTCGTGGATACCCTGAACGACACCTCGATCGTGTTCAAGAATGACAAGAACGAGGCGAGGATCAACAAGGACACCGAGCTCAAGCAGACTATCGAGCGCCGACGCCTGTCGGCCATCGACCTGGATTTCCGCCTGTTGCTCGACCTGGCCGAGGTCAGCCTCGACCGCTTGGTGGATGTCGAGGAGCGTACCTTGGAGCAGTACCTCGACTACCTGGCCAGCGAAGCCCTGAAGAGTGCGGGCAATGCCCACGGTGACCTGGCCGGGAGCGAGCTTTCGGTCAATGAGCGGATCGACGTTCTGACGGGCATCCTGGAGGCCTACGAAGAGGCCAGGGGGATGGCGGACTACCTGAGTAGCCTCGGTGGCCAGGCGATCCGGCAGGATCGTTTACAGCAGTACAAGCAGACCCTCGAAGGCCTCAAGAACTTGGCGGAAAAAGACCTGGCCGAGGCCGTCCGGGAAAAGGAACTCGAGCTGCCGCCGGTGAGACAGGCTTCCACCTACGCGCCACGCGGCGGCAGGCGCAAAGTAGTCAGGACCAGCCGCGGGCGCAGCGTCCTGGGTGAAGAGGTGGAGATCGACGGTATCGCGGTGATCCAGCAGCGGGACTTCCGCACCCAAAGCGTGATCAAGACTTTCCACAACCAGGGTGGGGAATGGGTCGAGCAAGCCTCGGGGAGCGGGGCTGACGACCTTCCGCCCGTTTCGCCCAAGGACCCGCGCATCGCGCGTCAGCGTGCCCATGCCTTGGTCGGCCAGGTGGACTCGGTAATCAACCTGGCCCGGCTGTACGTCAAGTCCGATGAAGCGCTCGGGCTTTCCGCGGTGATGGAGGGGCATATCGGCAAACTCAAGGAGGTGCAGGCCAAGTTGCCTAGGCTGACCCCTGAAGACGAGCTGTTCGACAACCTGAGCCAGGCGGTGACGCGTCTGCAGGCGACCCAGCGTGACCTGCTGACGGGCATGTACCTGGTCACCTCCCACCCCACGGCGAAGAGTTTGCGCTTTCTGTTCGAGCACAACGAAGTGACGGTTCACCGAGCCGGCCCACGGCGAATGCTGTCGGCCAAGGACTACCTGGACGTTTATGAGATTCGCCGCCGTCAGCGGGCGGGCGAGCAACAGGGCGAGGGCCTGTGGGAGGCGCATTTCCACTACCCTGCAACGACCACCGGCACACGGCAATTCAGCAAGGGCCATCTCAAGCTGTGGTCGCAGCGCAAGCTGGGGCGCAAGGCGCAACTGCATGCGGCGGCCAGCGGCAAGGACCTGCTGGCGATCTACCGGGGGGAAGTGCGACTGGGTGAGGTGGAGGGCGTTATTCCCTTCGACTGA
- a CDS encoding rhodanese-like domain-containing protein, with translation MVAHLIQFATDHYILVAIFVVLLVLLLINEVRRGGQSLSNGQLTALVNADKAVVIDIRTAKEYSAGHIVGALNIPQDKVAGRMSELEKHKEKTLIVVDAMGQQSGTLCRELLKAGYTAAKLSGGVSSWKADNLPLVK, from the coding sequence ATGGTTGCTCACCTGATTCAATTCGCGACAGATCACTACATCCTGGTGGCCATTTTCGTCGTCCTGCTGGTCCTGCTGCTGATCAACGAAGTCCGCCGTGGCGGCCAGAGCCTGAGCAACGGCCAGCTGACCGCGCTGGTCAACGCCGACAAGGCCGTGGTGATCGATATCCGTACCGCCAAGGAATACTCGGCCGGGCATATCGTCGGTGCGCTGAACATTCCCCAGGACAAAGTGGCCGGCCGCATGAGCGAGCTGGAAAAACACAAAGAAAAGACCCTGATCGTCGTCGACGCGATGGGCCAGCAGTCCGGCACCCTGTGCCGCGAACTGCTCAAGGCTGGTTACACCGCCGCCAAGCTCAGCGGTGGCGTTTCCAGCTGGAAAGCCGATAACCTGCCCCTGGTGAAGTGA
- the grxC gene encoding glutaredoxin 3: MKPVIVYSSDYCPYCMRAKYLLESKGVAFEEIKVDGKPQVRAEMSQKAGRTSVPQIWIGSTHVGGCDDLYALERAGKLDALLAA, translated from the coding sequence ATGAAGCCCGTCATCGTCTATTCCAGCGACTACTGCCCCTACTGCATGCGCGCCAAGTACCTGCTCGAGAGCAAGGGCGTGGCGTTCGAGGAGATCAAGGTCGACGGCAAACCCCAGGTTCGCGCCGAAATGAGCCAGAAGGCCGGCCGCACCTCGGTGCCGCAGATCTGGATCGGCAGCACGCACGTCGGTGGATGCGATGACCTCTATGCCCTGGAGCGCGCGGGCAAGCTCGACGCGCTGCTGGCGGCCTGA
- a CDS encoding murein hydrolase activator EnvC family protein — MLRALFLLALSCLLTPAFADERAQTQQQLDATRQDIAELKKMLGKLQEEKAGVQKDLKSTETDIGNLEKQVEALQQELKKTEGELERLDHEKKKLQSARVEQQRLIAIQARSAYQNNGREEYLKLLLNQQNPEKFARTLTYYDYLSKARMEQLRAFNETLRQLANVEQDIVRQQEQLLTQRADLDGRRQALVAERDKRQQVLAKLNSDMKERDQKLQSREQDQADLGKVLKTIEETLARQAREAEEARQRALLAKQEEEKRRKQQALAAAASAQEPEEAPKKARTTLGPVVSSDGASYGGAFSAARGKLPWPVNGRLLARFGDTRGGDARAKWDGVMIGASAGTQVRAVHGGRVVFADWLRGAGLLVILDHGNGYLSLYGHNQSLLKSAGDIVKAGDAISTVGDSGGQDNAGLYFAIRQQGRPTDPAQWCRG, encoded by the coding sequence ATGCTCCGCGCCCTCTTTTTACTCGCCCTGTCATGCCTGCTCACCCCGGCCTTCGCCGACGAGCGCGCGCAGACCCAGCAGCAGCTGGACGCCACCCGCCAGGACATCGCCGAGCTGAAGAAGATGCTGGGCAAGCTCCAGGAGGAGAAAGCCGGCGTGCAGAAAGACCTCAAGTCCACCGAGACCGACATCGGCAACCTCGAGAAACAGGTGGAGGCACTGCAGCAAGAACTAAAAAAGACAGAGGGCGAGCTGGAGCGCCTTGATCACGAGAAAAAAAAACTCCAGAGCGCCCGCGTTGAACAGCAACGCCTGATTGCCATCCAGGCCCGTTCCGCTTATCAGAACAATGGCCGCGAGGAATACCTCAAGCTGCTGCTGAACCAGCAGAACCCCGAGAAGTTCGCCCGCACCCTCACTTATTACGATTACCTCAGCAAGGCACGCATGGAGCAGTTGCGCGCCTTCAACGAGACCCTGCGCCAGTTGGCCAATGTCGAGCAAGACATCGTCCGCCAGCAGGAACAGCTGTTGACCCAACGCGCCGACCTCGACGGCCGCCGTCAAGCGCTGGTGGCCGAACGCGACAAGCGCCAGCAGGTGCTGGCCAAGCTCAACAGCGACATGAAAGAACGCGACCAGAAGCTGCAGAGCCGCGAGCAGGACCAGGCCGACCTGGGCAAGGTGCTCAAGACCATCGAGGAAACCCTCGCCCGTCAGGCCCGCGAGGCCGAGGAAGCCCGCCAGCGCGCCCTGCTGGCCAAGCAGGAAGAAGAAAAACGCCGCAAGCAGCAGGCCTTGGCCGCGGCGGCCAGCGCCCAGGAACCCGAGGAAGCGCCGAAGAAGGCCCGTACCACCCTCGGCCCAGTGGTTTCCAGCGATGGCGCCAGCTACGGCGGTGCTTTTTCTGCGGCCCGGGGAAAACTTCCATGGCCAGTCAATGGTCGATTGCTGGCACGCTTCGGCGATACCCGCGGCGGCGATGCCCGGGCCAAGTGGGACGGGGTGATGATCGGCGCCAGCGCCGGCACCCAGGTGCGCGCCGTGCACGGCGGGCGCGTGGTGTTCGCCGACTGGTTGCGCGGCGCTGGACTTCTGGTCATTCTCGACCATGGCAATGGCTACCTGAGCCTGTACGGCCACAACCAGAGCCTGCTCAAGAGCGCTGGCGACATCGTCAAGGCCGGCGATGCCATCTCCACCGTAGGCGACAGCGGTGGCCAGGACAACGCGGGCTTGTACTTCGCGATTCGCCAGCAGGGCCGGCCAACCGACCCAGCGCAATGGTGCCGAGGCTAG